Part of the Sphingopyxis sp. 113P3 genome, GGCCGAGCAGCCGCGCACAAGCGTCGCTTCGGTCTTGAGCGCATCGGGCATCGGTTCGAGCTCGCGCCCCAGTTCGATCAGGAGCCGGTAGCGATCGTCGCCGTCGAGGAAATCATATTCGTCGAAAATGTCGGTGAGGCTGCGCATGGGCGCGGCAGTGGCAGATTTGACGCCCGGTGGGAAGAGAGCCCGTGTATTGCCGTGCCGGCCGCGTGAAGGCGAGAGGGGCGGGTCCCGAAGACCGCCTGCGGCCCTGTCGCCTTCTCCAGCTGCGGACGATCCGCCGAGCGCCTAGAGATCAACGCCAGCGGCGATGGCCTCGAGCTTGCGCAGCCGCTCCTTGAGGTCGGCGATCTCGATTCGCGACCCGGTGTGCTGGGTGCTCGCCTCGTGCGCCGGAGCATGGCCTGCGGCGAGCTCTTCGCGCTTGAGCTGGATCCAGTCGCGCCAGCCGCGCAGCGCGACGAGACTGATGATGGTCAGCGCGCTCAGCGCAATGGCGGCGGTGATGAGATTGGTGCTGATGTCGGACGTAATGGCGGCCATGCTTCGGCTCCTTCTTCGTCGCGTTACGGGAGGGACCGGTCGCGCAGCCTCTCGATCTCTTCGTCGAGGGCGGCGGCACGGTTGTGATCGGTGGCGATGCGTTCGAGCACCTGGATGCGCTCCTTGAGCGCGCGGATTTCGGCCTGCAGGGCCTTGGTCTCGGCATTGTCCTGGCCGGAGATATATTCGCCGCCACGATGGTAGCGCCGTACGCCATATTTCGCACGGATGATGCTGCCGATCGTCACGATGAGGACGATGCCGATGACCATTTCAAAGGGGTTCATGGGGAAGGATCCTTTCGCCTGAGTCTCGTTGTTTTCAGTTGAGCGGCGCGCCGCGCAGCTTTTCGATTTCGTCGGCCACCGCCATGCCCTTGTCGGTCACGATGCGCTCGAGGACGCGGACACGCTCCTCGAGCCGCTGCGTCTGAGCCGCATATTGCGCCGCCTTTTCCGCGGTTTCATGGGTGATCGCCGCCAGCTGCCGTTCCTTGAACTTCAGGTGTCTCCTGTACATGTCGGCGGCGATGCCGAAGATCACCGGGATGCCGACGACGATGAAGAAAAAGCCAAGGACAAAGGGGCCGTTCATCGTCTATCTCCTCAGTTCGCCGGGCGCCGCAGCGCCTCGATCTCGCTGGCCACACGGTGACTCTCATCGGTGACGATGCGCTCGACCACGGCCAGCCGGTCCTTGACCGAGCCGAGCTCGGCGCGAAGCTGGGCATTTTCCTGGCTGAGCAGCTTGACGCGCTCGACCGTCTCGTCGCTTGTCTTGGGGTAGACCGCCTGCCCCCAGGCGCCATCGAGCGGATAGCCGTTCTTGATGCGAAGCCAGGTGGTGAAGACCCAGCCACCGATCGCCACCACCGTGATGATGGTCACGATCGGGGCGATGGCGCCGATGACCGTCAATGCGTTCATGTCCAATCCTCTCTAAGCAAGTCTTAGCGCAGCCGTTCGATCTGGTCGGCGAGCTGGGCCGCGCCGCCGTTCGTTTCGGTTGCGATCCGCTCGAGCACCGAAATCCGGTCTTCGAGCCGCGTTATCTGGTCGGCGAGCTTGGCATTATCGCTTTCAAGAAGCGTGATTTTTCGATCAGTGTCGGGGGCGGTTCGATGAACCGTGCCGCCCCATTCATTCTCGACCGGATAGCCGTGTTTCGCGCGCATCCACGTCGTCGCCATCCATCCGACCATCGACATGGCGACGATTGCGAGGATGAAGGCGGGGCCACCGATGCTCATGTCTCTTCTCCCTGCTGCCTGCGTTTGCGCTCAGCGCAGCGCATCGATCTCGTCGGCGAGGCGGCGGTTGTGGCTGGTGTAGTATAGTTCGATGTCGGCAAGCCGGCGGTCGATGTCGCGGAAGCGTGAGCGGATGTCGCGTGTCGAGGCGCTGGGGTTCGAGCGCACGCCCTGCCAGAATTTCGCTTCTTCGTTCGAGCCATAGAGAGCGAAGGGTTTGGGCGTTCCCATCCAGGCGACCATCCAATAGGCGATGAGCGTCCAGGGGAAGCCACCCATCAGCGTCAGGAGCACCGCGCCGACGCGAACCCAGAGGACGTCGACGCCGCTATAGTCCGCGATCCCTGCGCACACGCCGCTCCATTTGGCGTTCTGCTTGTCGAGATAGAATTTTGTGCGGCTGGCAGACATCTCAGTTCCTCCTGCTTGTATTTTCGAGCTGCGCCAGGTCCTCATCGCTGCGCACCGCAGGGCGGAAGTCGGGATGGTCGGCGCTGATG contains:
- the pspC gene encoding envelope stress response membrane protein PspC produces the protein MSASRTKFYLDKQNAKWSGVCAGIADYSGVDVLWVRVGAVLLTLMGGFPWTLIAYWMVAWMGTPKPFALYGSNEEAKFWQGVRSNPSASTRDIRSRFRDIDRRLADIELYYTSHNRRLADEIDALR